The Vicia villosa cultivar HV-30 ecotype Madison, WI linkage group LG1, Vvil1.0, whole genome shotgun sequence genome includes a region encoding these proteins:
- the LOC131630649 gene encoding probable protein phosphatase 2C 13, with the protein MVPEAEIICQPSISMLDVKYHLCVAQEHSVKVEVSPKSPSPSIPIFGHAASCSEIMKDSMLETPVKMFIPNVRSGSYADIGPRGSMDDEHIQIDDLACHLGFVSKYPIPSAFYAVFDGHGGPEAAAFVKRNAMRLFFEDADMLQSYDTDAFFLEKLEVSHRRAFIRADLALADEQSVSSSCGTTALTALVLGRHLLVANAGDCRAVLCKRGTAVEMSQDHRPSYLPERRRVEELGGFIDDGYLNGYLSVTRALGDWDLKFPLGAASPLIAEPDVQLVTLTEEDEFLIIACDGVWDVISSQVAVSLVRRGLRRHNDPQQSARDLVKEALRLNTSDNLTVVVICLSAVESFAESCPPQRRRFKACSISEESRNRLKSLIEGN; encoded by the exons ATGGTGCCAGAAGCTGAAATTATTTGTCAACCGAGTATTTCGATGTTGGATGTAAAGTATCACCTTTGCGTTGCGCAAGAACATAGCGTCAAGGTTGAGGTTTCACCAAAATCTCCTTCTCCTTCTATCCCAATCTTTGGCCAT GCTGCGAGTTGCTCTGAGATCATGAAAGATTCTATGTTGGAGACCCCTGTGAAGATGTTTATCCCAAATGTGCGTTCTGGTAGCTATGCTGATATTGGACCACGGGGATCGATGGATGATGAACATATTCAGATAGATGATCTAGCTTGTCACCTTGGGTTTGTGTCCAAGTATCCGATACCGAGTGCGTTTTATGCGGTTTTTGATGGGCATGGAGGGCCTGAGGCGGCTGCATTTGTTAAGAGGAATGCTATGAGATTATTTTTTGAAGATGCTGATATGCTACAATCGTATGATACTGATGCGTTTTTTCTAGAGAAGTTGGAGGTATCTCATCGGAGAGCTTTTATACGGGCTGATCTTGCATTGGCTGATGAACAGAGTGTTAGTAGTTCATGTGGGACTACTGCACTGACTGCACTTGTACTTGGAAGGCATTTGCTTGTTGCGAATGCTGGTGACTGTCGAGCAGTACTTTGCAAGAGAGGTACAGCTGTTGAGATGTCTCAAGATCATAGACCGAGTTATTTACCAGAACGAAGGAGAGTGGAGGAGTTAGGCGGATTCATTGATGACGGATATCTCAATGGTTATCTCTCGGTAACTCGTGCCCTTGGGGATTGGGACTTGAAATTCCCCCTTGGTGCTGCGTCTCCTCTAATTGCTGAACCTGATGTTCAACTGGTTACATTGACAGAAGAGGACGAGTTCTTGATCATTGCGTGTGATGGAGTTTGGGATGTAATATCTAGCCAAGTTGCAGTTAGTCTTGTTCGCCGCGGATTAAGAAGGCACAACGACCCACAGCAAAGTGCTAGAGACCTAGTCAAGGAAGCATTGCGTCTAAATACATCAGATAATCTCACTGTGGTTGTTATATGTCTGTCAGCAGTTGAAAGCTTTGCTGAATCATGTCCTCCCCAAAGGCGAAGATTCAAAGCTTGCAGTATTTCTGAAGAGTCTCGTAATAGATTAAAGAGCTTAATAGAGGGAAATTGA